The DNA segment TGCTTGCTGGAAACTGAGAAgggatgagaggctggaaaaTGAAGGGCTTGTCCAAGCCTAGATGTTGCCATCCATACCCTAAATGTGTGACCACTGAATGTTTTAAGAGAGAAATGTGAGCAAAAGAGCAGCCACAGTCCAGGATGTGGCTGGAGAAGCAGGCCTGGCCCAAGCAGCAAGAGCTGAGAAGCCCAATGGGTCTCACAAGGATAAGCCTGGGGAAGAGCAACACAACCAGGGGTCAGAAGATGGGATGTGATACAAGCCCTTGGCAAGTCCAGCCCACACAAAAGAAGTGTATTTGGGGGTATTTCCTGCACAGGCATTGGAGAGAAGCCCGGCTCCACACCCCAGTGCCTTGGCTGGCCACCAAGCTGCACTGCAGGCAAACAAAATTGGTGAACCACAAAGCAGCTCAGAAAAAGCCAGTGAGGGAGCCCGTGCTTGTGCTTGCAAGCAGCTTTAGCTAAGAAAGAACACAGATGctcctcccctcccagcctctCACTTAAACCTGAAATATTAAGGAGTATTAGCACCATTCAAAAGGTAAAGCACACACATATCCAGGCTCTGAGTTATTGTCAGAATTCTTTTATGTTCAGAGGGCTCTGGGCAGGTGCTAAGTCTCGTGCAAAGAGTGTGCACTTGCTTCAGAGAAGCAAATTTTATACCTCCCTTGTTCAAATACATCCAGAAACCCAAGGCAAGAACAGAAAAGTTCCCTTACTGCCTATTCCCAAAGGACAGGGGTAATGGAAACTAAAACAATCCTTCTTTCAccaaaattatttccaaaaaaTTGAAGTGAAAAGTGATTGAGTGGGTTTAAAATGagtttttctaaataaaaagaaaaaaaaatatctcctGGGGGGAAACTTCCACACCCCGTTTTACATGGAGAGAAACCCTAACATTATAAAATCACTCAAAAAGAGGGTTATGCTCTGTAAATGGCAACTCCCTCACTCTTAACTGTAGTATCACAAATGCAATGCCATAATAACAGGAGACAGAAGGGTTTGAACAGTGCTTGGATTGcatagtaataataatatacTACTTTCCAAAATTGCCTCAATAGTGTGAAATATACCACAACCTACAGAGTGAGTTATAAAAATGGCTGCTTTACACTGGGTGTTACCAACCTCTTTTGTCACTGCCAAAGAATAACTATAGCTCCTTTTGGGATGAAAGGTTCTATATAAAGGAAAGGTATCATTACAatcattactattattattgaAATGCAAAACCTGTGAGTAATGAGCCGCTATACATGAAATTTCACAGTCATCCTGTGAATGTATCCTATTAATGCAACTCAAATGCAACGTTTCTCTCCCCTACCACACACCAATTGCCACAAGAATGGGGAAATGACCCTCCCACGGGTGTCCTAGAGAAGCTGTTCACTTTTCTAAAGAGCAGGGATTGTGTTAGAACATACAATGCATAATAAACCCCAGAAACATGAAATCCTGGAAGACAGGCAGAGAACAAGTGGCCCCTCTCTGCAAGCCACCTGGGATACCCAGCACTCTGAATTTCACACCTGTACTGAAGTCTGTGTCTGCCCTGAGGAGTCCCTGGTGACATACCGATGCAGTATTGGAAAAATGTTCAAGTCAGTATTTGCCACACAAAATAATCATTTATGAGCACCCTGAAGACTGACATGAGACAAATTTCCAGCCAAGTCTCTTATAAAATCCTTTTGAACTCAACCAGTGTTTTGTGGTTGACTCCATAAAGGTGAGGACACTTGTCCAAAATGGGTTCTGCCACCATGTCCACCTCAATAGATGCAGCCTGTGCCCATGGGACACCTCTGTCCCCTGTGGGACACAAAGTCCCTCTCAgactgcagctccagagccctGTCTGCACACCAGGGGCAGCTGCCCACTGACAGAGGGGTGTTCTTCCAGTAAAACACAGAGGGGAGGATGAGAGCAAACATTCCCAAAATCAGTGGTTCAGCTAGGCTGACAAATGGGTGCAATTCCAAAGACAGcctgaaaaagcaaaatgaaaggaGAGAAGTGGAATGGACACATCTCTCCATCCCAGGGGCTCTCCCAGGTGAtcccagggcttctgctgcAAAGCACTTGCTTGTGTGTCAACTCATTCTGCTTTCAGTTTTGTGGGAAAAACAGCAATTTTTATCAGCAAAGCACAAATGCTTCAAAACAACAGAGAAGCAGTCCATGAGGGATTTGAGAGAATCTCACTTGAAACACTGACAGCATGCTTGGTTCCTAAAGGAAACACCTTATACTCTAATTCACATTGTCCAGGCTTACTTACTTTGATTAGAACTTCAAAGTAACCTTCTGCATTCCTGGGGCTAATTGGAGTGTAGGCTCTCTGGACCTCCAAACCATTCACCACTCCTCTGAGGAGAGAAACAGGAAACCCCTGTGACTTGGGTCATctggggggctcctgcagctctctgggagACAGGTCCTCTGCCCAGTGGCCCAGCCTGTGCACAGATGCAAAACATTTCCCTTCCAGAGGCAGAAATCCAGGGGGAACAGAATGGCTAACAGCACCTTTTGTTTTCCCGGCggtggcctcagctgtaccacATCCAGCTCCTGAAAAGGATTTACCACACCCCTGAAAGGGATTTTGTAAGGACATGCATGAGTGGCAAGGGGGAGAGAAAACACTTAAGTTTGCTGTTCCTTTTAGGCTGGGGTCACTTTCTGCATGCAGTCAGCATCTGGTAATCAAACAACAAAAGCCAAGGCACAGCCTTGACCTCGGGCCTTGTCAATATAGACTGCATTTTCCTGTAAGTATTCCCTTTCCATGGAATTATCCACCCTGCTCTTTGCTACTGACCACGGGAATTGATTGAAGTGACCAAAgctttttctgtgctgtgtgatgaggcagggctggagggaggagcgtgtgctgtcagcagagccAGCTGCACACACCAGCCCTGAACGTACCAGGGACGTCAACAGATGCACATCAATGGCATCCTAACAGGACTTGCTCTATCTGGCAATGATCACCACAGATGGCTGAGAGACAGAAAGTTTCCCCAAGTGGCCCCTTTCTGGCAAGCAGCAAACTACATAGGAGGGTTGTTTTGCTAGAAATCAGTCAGGCAGTGCTTGGGTACTGAGGTGCTGAGTTACCCCAAGACACACGGCCCAAaacacccagctctggggcaaGTGCAGCTCATTGTCTTCATTCCAACACGCTGGAGTAAATAATCTGTTGTAACATCTATTCTTTTAGATCTTTCTTTCtgcaaatgtattttcttaATCACACCTAGTTCTTTCTGAGCCACCAACGCAGGGATAATGCTGAAGAAAACTACAGCTTTTACCATAGAATTAGTAGAGGCAGCGAGCTCACGAGCTCTTTCATCTGTGTCATTGTGGAGGTACAGAAATCATGATTTGCCTGCTATGAAGCCTTTGTCTATTGACAAAACCCTACATGTTAGGTTACATAATGCAGACTGTTTAACTAGCACAGAGAACAATACCTTAACACGATATGTTGTCCTAAACTCAATGGCAGGCTGCTATTTCCCGGTAATTCAAATTTGTACTGGTAGGTGTCCTCTGTCAGCTGCTCCACCGAGCTCACGCTGAATGCAGTGAATGTATCTGGATTCAGCTCTGAATTATTGCTCTGCAAGAACAACAATAAATAATTACTTGGTTAGATGGTGccttttattatttcatttttctctggaaGCAAACGTGTGTGCTCATTTAGTGCCAGAGATACTCAGGACGTATATTAAACACTGAGGCCCGGCGCAAATTCCAGCTCTCTGCTGATTCATTATCATGTTCTGCAGCGTACACTTTGGGATCTTGCATTTCTCCCCACCACCAcctttttaaattacttttttttacaCCTTACAGCAAGGTCATCCTATTATGACTCACTGCAATCGTTTTCTCATGTctggaaacaaacagaaataattctgcTAAAAGAGCCAAGCACTGCTTTGGGGGCAACTTTGCAACCTGCTGATGGCCACAGTGAACAGAAAATATTGTCAGTTGTTTCAGCTGATCTTTTTTGCTTGACCCAGCATAGTTAATCTAACGTAAAAGGGCACTGACAGGCTTAAAAATTACACTCTGAAGACAACTGCTCCACCACACACAACGCAGCATCAAAATACGAGTCTAAAAATCAGGCAAAGATGAGAAAGGTGAGGAAAACAAAGCTTCTCCAAGGAAACTCGGAGaggagaagctgcagagccagagctgtaaTGCGACACCAGGGAGAACTCTACACTTGGAAAATCACATTACAGCAGGGAGAGAGTGGCCAAGGGGGAGGGTGAAGGCTGAGTTTGGGGAATTGCATTTACAGCCCTCTCTTGAGGCACCACTTGAATTCATCCCCGCATCCCTcacccaccaccaccaccccacACTCCAACGAGTGCGATCAAAGCACAAGCTCCAGGATGCGACGAAGAGCAATCGACCTGCTCCTTCTTTCCCGTGAGAAGGCTTTTGTCTTGCACTGCTTTGGCTCTCTCCCACTGCGCGAGCTCCTTCTCGTACACATCGTAGATGCAGGGCTTGCAGCCGCTGCCGCAGCACTGCGATGGAGAAGGTTCCTGGGGCCTCAGAGCCAGCCAGTCCTCCTTGCTGTCACTCTCGTTGTCACTCATTGCCTGCAAAACACAAGCCCTGCACCAAACCCAGCACGATGAAAAGCAGCGCGTGCTCATCAGCTGGGTGTTTTCGGAGAAGGACAGAAAATCTCTCTTGAGCGTCTTGCGCGTTCAAACTGAAAACCTGGAGCTGATCTGTGTCTGCAACACCCCATTTGTGCTCGAGTGCTCAGTGCCCCTGCACAaacaccagcccagggcagagcctcagcccagCCTCGGGCCCTCCTCTCCAGACAGGCTGCCCAGGCAAAGCTACACCCTTTAATCCTGCTCCTGCAATAGAGCCGCTTGGTCACCCGGAGCAGAAACATCTTAAAAATCTGCTGCTCGGTGCGGGAGAAAGGGTGACAAACCCAAGCAGCAGGACAATGGGTAACAAACCCGACACCAGCTGCGGCCTGGGCTCTGCGCAGCTTTGGAATGGAGGAGGGCAGCGAGCTGAAAGCAGCGCTCACAGCCAAGAGACCTGAGGCAAGGAGGGCAAAGTCTCAGGCAAACACCCACTCTGGTCATGGGCTTTGGATACACGGCTTTAAACGCACAGCTAGGGGAGGCCGGGAAGCACAGGATTTTATCTCCCGCTCCCGTTGCTTCCCAGTGAGTTTCACCCACTGAGCACCGCTCGGGTCAAAGCCacgctgcaggcactgcggggCCGCTCCGCTCCCACACGGGCCGAGGGACGCTGCTCACAGCGCACCCGCACCCTCGGACACACAGCGACCCGAGGAAATTGTGAAGCCACGGGTGAGGAAGCGGAGGAAGCGAACACTTAGCGCTTCCAGCAGTTTCACTGTCAAGGTCAATTAATTAACTAACCTTCAGCCCTGCAAGAGAAACACACTCATTTCAATGAGGGAGGCGGGGAACGGGTGAGAGAACCAAAGGCGACTGGCGCGGCGTCCTACCGCTCTGTCCGGGGGCCCGGAGCACCCACGGGCTATGAACAGGGGGTAACCCCCGTGGCCAGGGCTGAGTCCGAGACGCCCGGGCTCGGGGCTGCGCAGATTTAGAGTTTCCAGCACTGACTGTGCGCGCCCGGGGGCTCGGACGGGCCGGCCCGGGGCAGAgcggccccagccccgggacACCAGAGCGGGCTCCGCCGGCTCCCGCCCAGGGACGGTCTCTCAAGTGGCCCCACCGGCGAGGAGGCGCCTCTCCCCGCCCACCTCCCGCTCACCAGCGCAGCGCCTGCCCTCACCCGCCAGGCAATTTGCCGACCCTCCCTTACCGCGGGGCGCGCCTGCCCGCCAttggccgccgccgccgtcaGTCACCGGGGGGGACGGTGGGGGACGAGCCCTTgccaagatggcggcgggcgggcgctgaggaggcggcggcgggaggaggaggaggatggcgGCGATGGCGGCGGGGCCGAAGGCGCTGAGGCGGGCGGGGGtggcggcagcagcggcggcgcggggcctcACCCGCGGCATCGCCACCCgcgcggggcggccccgccacCGCGCGCCGCTTCCGCGCACGCCCTGGACCGTGCGGGGCCCGCCGCCGGAGGTGCTGGCGGAGATGGCGGAGCCGCGGCCGGTGCGGGAGCAGGTGGAGCTGGACACCGTCACGTACGCGGAGCGGCTGCACTACGTGCCCGGCCTGGCCCGGCCGCGCTTCCCGGCCTGGGAGCGCGGCTGGCGCGACCCCTGGCACTCGCCGGGGCCGCGCTACGAGGAGATGCCGCTGTACAAGGAGCGCGGG comes from the Passer domesticus isolate bPasDom1 chromosome 7, bPasDom1.hap1, whole genome shotgun sequence genome and includes:
- the LOC135305378 gene encoding NADH-cytochrome b5 reductase-like isoform X3, translating into MSTRCFSSCWVWCRACVLQAMSDNESDSKEDWLALRPQEPSPSQCCGSGCKPCIYDVYEKELAQWERAKAVQDKSLLTGKKEQSNNSELNPDTFTAFSVSSVEQLTEDTYQYKFELPGNSSLPLSLGQHIVLRGVVNGLEVQRAYTPISPRNAEGYFEVLIKCYEAGLMSQYIKTWKRGDVVFWRGPFGGFPYQPNKETSLEELPWSYQENTYTGRLNEDLMKTIVNSCRRKPFVLICGSSAFSEDMSRYLKAAGIEEDSCFVF